GCTAACAGTCTAAAAAGATAGTGCACGGCAAATataaatggctgctgatggggaaaatTCAGAGAACAAAATTGACAAttattataatacactttaataaatgtaatatttattaccttgaaaaataaatcataggTAAGGAGCGAATCAACTAGCTGCCATTGTTGGGCCTTagtcacatccatttgtattaaaaagtaattggtggcaaactaaatggaatgttcattgaAAATTGTTCAACAATAACCGTTtactgcaaacatagtttgccATGAACGTTTGCTGTCCTAAACCCACGTCAGGTAAGAAATGCAAGAAGGTTGAGTGCAGTGATCTCACCACAGAGACTCGTTGGCGCTTGGGTAGAGGTTGATGCGGTCACTAGTCATCTGCTGGCTGAGAGAGAGGATCAGAGCAGCAAAGTACActgcagggaggggagaggtaACAGCTAATGTTAGCGCTGTGGGGAAACCACTCTGCACAAACCACTGCAGTATGTACCGCATAAACCACTGTGTACAACACAAACTGCAGCATTCTTTACTGCACAAACCACTGTTTCACTTCACAAATCACTGAAGTATGTACTTCAGAAACCACTGCATTATGCACTACACAAACTATTACCATATGTACTACACCAGGGCCTTGCGTGTCTCTGCCATGGtctataatattttttatttcatgaaagtTTAGGCCTGCATTAAAATGTTTCCAGCAGTAGGCTATAATTGCGCGAATGTGATGCTCcttcatattaaaaaaactaaatttaaaaaactaaaatggttACATTTAGACTTGGAGGCAATGCATTTCATGCAGCCTAACTGAAAAGAACTGAAAAGCTGTTCAAAAGAAACTGTTCTTTTCATGTAGCCTCTGTCTGCATTTtgaaggagggaggggtgagggggtagGGCCTGGCCCACCAAGTCAATTGAATCCTAGAAAGTGGACCAGCAGAGAATGAATTGGGAAGCCCTGTACTACACGACCCACTGAGTTGAGATGTAATGGACTCATTCACAAAAGAAATGAAGTGGAACAGAACGTAAGTGATGTAAGGAGGTTGGCTCACTCACAGAAAGAGGCCAGTGCTGCAGGATCCAGGGTGAGGAAGCCCCTCAGTGCCATGGTGGCCTTTGCTagattcaccctgagagagattAGAGCTGTCacaatgtgtctgtgtttctgtgtgtgtttctgtgtgtgtgtgtgtatatatgtaagtgtgtgtgtgtgtgtgtgtgcatgcatacacatacacatacacatacacatacacatacacacacacatacacacacacatacacacacacatacacacacacatacacacacgcacgcgcaaacaagcacagacagacagacacacacacaggtgagtccTACCTGTCGAAGGCGGAGACAGTACTGATTGCGAGCAGCAAGTAGAGCAGTGATTGGGCAGGGTAAGCCAGGGGGTGGTACTGCTGCAGCAGGTTGGGCAGATTGGACAGCTGCTCCCCAGCCAGGACGTAGACCACAATGATGTTCCACACTGCGTAACCCGCCAGGAACCCGTGAGAAAACAGCCCTATGaccctgcagagagaaacactcacattacacacacattacacacggGTTCCACACTGCATAACCCGCCAGAAACCCGTGAGAAAACAGCCCTATGaccctgcagagagacacactcacattacacacacattacacacggGTTCCTTTTCTGTTCATAAGTCTAATACATTCTGATAGGATCATTCTGCCTGGGATCAAACAAGGTTTTGTCACATTGCTTGTACTGACACTTCATATTATATTCCTATTGCCTCCATTACATTTCAGTGTGATCATATGCACAATATTAAATCACCTATGAAATCATCTTCAGCCAATACTGCGGAAAGGGCAGTATTGGCTGAAGTTACATGGATTAGATGTGATTGAAaatcatgacattacattacattaatggcgtttggcagacactcttatccagagcgacgtacagttgattagactaagcaggcgacagtcctcccctggagcaatgcagggttaagggccttgctcaagggccccacggctgtgcggatcttattgtggctacactgggattcaaaccaccgggtcccagtcatttaccttaaccactacgctacaggccgccctctagAAGCAGCGCAGTCTCACCTGAAGCTACTGTGCACTCTCATGGCGACGTCCCGAGTCGTCCACAGTGCTTTGACCTCCATGAGGTCATCCGCGTGATCGCTGGGCTTGCCCAGGTCCAACCGATCCGCCGCTTGGAACCGCCCTGCACACAGTGATAATGAACTCAGGCACCAACCTACAACCACCCTGCACAGTGATAATGAACTCAGTCACCGACCTACAACCGCCCTGCACACAGTGATAATGAACTCAGGCACCAACCTACAACCACCCTGCACAGTGATAATGAACTCAGTCACCGACCTACAACCGCCCTGCACAGTGATAATGAACTCAGGCACCAACCTACAACCACCCTGCACAGTGATAATGAACTCAGTCACCGACCTACAACCGCCCTGCACACAGTGATAATGAACTCAGGGACCAACCTACAACCACCCTGCACAGTGATAATGAACTCAGTCACCAACCTACAACCACCCTGTAGAGAGTGCTAATGAACTCAGTCACCAACCTACAACCACCCTGCACAGTGATAATGACTGGGGTGATGTAAGGAGTAAGGTTTCAAGACAATGGGGTGTTGGGTCAGTGGGGTGTTGGGTCGGTACGGGAGTAGGGTGTCAGGACAGTGATGTGTTGGGGCAGTGaggtgttggggcagtgagGTGTTGGGGCAGTAGAGGAGTGGGTCAGTGCAGGAGATACTCACTGTTCCTCTCCACAAACACTTTCCCGACGGGCTGGCTCTGACCCAGCGGGGCAGAAAACAGTGAGTGCTGGGGGATGGGGGCCTGTGCGtctgtgatgatgtcatcatccTCCACGCCCAGCTCATTCGCACACTGGACCTCGTTCGCCGTCTTCAACTTCCTGCGGAGAGAGGGGCAGCTTCACCGCCACCGccatttcactgcacacaccctcATAGACATGCTGAAACCGTGATCGTTTCAGACAGCGGCGTGCATCCTCATTTGCCGTCCCCTTCCTCATTCGATGTCAGTCGACTCACCGTTCTTCATAGGTCCTATCGCGGAatctagtgctgctctaacttccttTTCAGTGTGTTGGTAAACAGTTCCCTTCCTGACAGGTGCTGCTCCTATAGGCACTGATCACGGCCTGCTGCTACTCACTTCTTCTTCTTGGTTTTTCGGGGCACCTCCTCCGCTTCTGTGTTTGGCTCCGCCCCATCCCCGTTCAAGAGATCAGATGGGCCCGCGGGGTCCCCTTCCACATCCACTGAGGATAAATGAGTCAATTAGCACTTCTTACAATGACACACAATTTGTACTGTTGTATGATTTTTCATTCTGCATATCCTGATTTCCATTACCTCCATGTTGTGTTTTACCATTACTTCGTTTTCAACAGTTACTTAGCTGATGGTTTTATTTTAAGctacttccagttgattagactaagcaggggccaatccccccacGATGTGAGGTTTAGGGCCCAACTcaagggctcaagggcccaacagttgcactgttcttattgtggctacacaggggcttgaatcaccaaccttccaggtcccagtcaagcggCTTAGCCACTTAACAACTATACTACATGAGCCATTAACACACCTCTGGATGAGAACACCTACAGCATAATAATTCACCCTACATATTGTATCATAGCATTCACTCCTAATAATAATGTGATGACAATGTCATGACAATAAAGTTGCTTCACTTGCATATACGTCATATCACAGATGCTAGCGCTGCGCTAACTTCCGTCTCAGCTTGTCCTGACATATGACATCATTCACTGGGTTGAGTTCCTCTCCCTATATTGCAGGATTACCTGCAGCCtgcaccttcttcttcttcttcttcctctgtggtgggAGTTCCTGGGGTTCAGGGGTCATGGGTTCACGGGTTTCAGACTGCCCTTGGCTCACCACCCCCATCTCCATCCCAGCCTCTGCACGGATAGGGCAGCCAACACCCACGTTAGTGCACGGGCCAATCACTGAAGACCCGCCGCCGTAACGGCAGTTGTCTGGGCCAATCACCTAAGCTCATTCTCCATTAAAAACACACTCTGAGCTAATCACTGAAGTTCATTCCATGTCAAACCCACCTTCTGGGTCTTCCACACCATTGGACTCTTTTTTGGACTTCTTCTTCTTAGGTTTGGCAGGTGGCATCTCATCTAAATGAATCAAACTGATATTGTAACACCCTatgaaaaatgtacaaacaGGTAAATCTAATCCTTAAATATCACCCTTCAGGCTTTGTACATTCATACAAGCATACATGTATAAGCGAGTgtggacatgtacagtataggCCTAAAACCTTTCTTGATGTGAATCACCTTCTTACCACAATGTGTTACCTTGGCCCTGCACATCTAAGCATAACCTTCTTTGGGCCATTTGTCAGAAATCAAATTCTTCCTGACCGCACCAAAGTTTTATACAAGCTCTACCAGAGAGCGTTAGAATGTGGCTTGATAAAGAATTACCAACCATTGAGGAGACAAAGTAGACTCACAGTGGACCCCCCATACTACCTAGACACACTTCTTCTTCAGACCAGATTGAGTGTACACAGCATTTTgggctgcacacacagacaaaaatagACCAGAGGCATAAAAAGACGCATCAGTCTGCCAGTGCTGCATCAGGCAATGTGCTGCATCAGCATCTGGTGTAAAAACTCGAAATCTGCAACCATTCTATATTTTGGCTACTTGCAGTTGCTGCATGCGGTGTAAAATGAGGGTATGCCATGCCATACACTGCTGTTCTGCCTGCGCAAGTGTTGTGTTCTGGGCTTAGCACTGCTACACTGCCACCCTCTACAGGGAAGCAAAGGACCTGCAGGCTTGAGCTACCTTCAACTTTTCCACTGGTTCTTAAACAGAATCCCTATATGACAATACTGTACAGTGAGACATCACCATCAAAATCACCCATAGCAACAGAAACATACTGACCTCCTGTATCTTGACTTAATTTGTCCATAAGcatgagaaagagaagagaaaacaaTGTTACTTTACACAGATACAACACCAAATTAGCAGCCAGGACTCTCAGCTGTCAGAGGCCTGTGGGATATAATGCTCTTGGTCAGGATTTTACAGACGAGTGGATTATATGTTAATCCTGCCCTGTGACGCAGTCTCCTACTCCAACACCTCAGAACTGATAGTGCCCCGTGTCTCTCTGACTGGTGAAAGGGAAGCCAATAAGTTTCCTGCACAGAGCGTACAAAGTCCATCCTACAATTTGTATCCTCCAGGAATAAAAAGGAGAAGAGTGGAGAAAAACAAGCAATTGCATTCAGTTGGTGTAATTTACAGACTCCTGTCACTGCATTAAATCAGCACATCCGTAGGTGCAGCTGTGTGGGGCTCACCTGGGCATCGGGGGCAAAGCTCGTGGTCcacgctggagagagagagacgcaagGCAGAGTTACACAAACATTCTCCAACACACAGGGATGGGCTACTGGTCCTggtgggctggtgtgtgtgcaggtttaactccagtcctggagggccggtgtgtctgcaggattttgctgccagcAGTTACCCAGGCTcagtcagctaattagccatatgcaccatgacggATTCACTcttaaattagaccacaataacaCAGGACAAGAACATTGATaggctgctgtttatatcacggcATGTGGCTAGAAGTGACAGATCAtataaatgattgggctaattaaatcatAAAGAGCAGAAGCTGGTCTGAAATACAGGAACACACACGGCCCGCTGTTATAGACATCCCTGTTAGAGTCAAAAGTTATCTGAGCCAGAAAAACTGCCGCTACATAAGCACTTTTAGTAGCTTTTAGCCTACAGCAGGGATCACCAACTCTggctctcaaatccaaatccagccctcgTTCTCTTTCCTCcaaggtaattagtgctacagATTAgccaggctgtcttcacacctgactcccgggAAAActgagggtggaaaaccagcagttatcGGCCCTCTGGGATCCCTGGCCTACAGTGTCAACTCAGGTGTTAAAAACAGATCTGTACACAAGGCTGCTTCTTTTAACAGGCGAGTTTTCTCGTTTCCATTGATGGTTTCTGTTTCTGACTGAATTGCCTGTTTATGTGTAGGACAGAAAACCCATCGGACCCTTTTACAGTTGAACAAATGTTTAATATATGTAAAGCTATATGGTTCTGGAATATGGTTTGATTACCCAGAATGACAAATTATTCTGGAGACAGGGGCCCATAAAATTGACCCATATTGGACCCCGAACCCTACCTAAAAATACATATCTTCTTCAAAGTTAAACATAACAGTAGGGCTCTCTTATTATTGGATATCTTACAGCCAAGGTTATCCAATACAGTCAGTTGCAATACTTGTCGTTAATTTGCTcaacaattttaaaaagactTGAAGGAAGAATTGAAGCTTTGCAAAGACAACCCGGGCCAGTTAGTTAGTGACCGGGGGAGAGAAGCTGTGGAACTGGgataacaacacacacacacacacacacacacacacacacacacacacacacacacacacacacacacacacacacacacacacacacacacacacacacacacacacacacacacacacacacacacacacacacacacacaccctaatcAGGTCTGGATAAGACTAATCACCCAATCTCCCATCACCAACCACTGTAACCGATGGAATGAAGCATGTCTTTCAACAACTAAACTTTAGGTTTTGTTATGTTGCCATTTAAACCGTATTTATTACCTGATAAATCCTGTCAAATCTTTAACCAACTGAGCAATACGTTTACCACTAATCCTCTGAACGAGCAAGCAACCGGATTAAAACATCAAAAGTCAAAATTGCTCAAACACTGGTCTTGTCTAATTGGACTGTAAAGCGTTCTTCCTCAAGACATAACACAGCAGTATGCAACACCTCAGATTAATTCAATTACAGCCACATCACCTGAAAATATGTGCCCGTTATAGACTGCACTTCACCGTCTCACTGGCCTAACTAAACAACGATTCCTTGACCACATCACAGATTCCACAATATATCTTTCCCTACACATTCAGAGCGACGCATCACTTACCCCTtgttttctccccattctgcaGGGGAAATGGGGAAAGCTAAAATGTACGTTTCACTGCCGCGAGGAAAGGTGCAGCCTAATCCCACTCTAATCCCACAGAAATGCCTCAACGAAGGACAGGATTACTGAGCCCCGGTCCCATCGCAGCAGagaggacaggaagtgatgcgggcagagggaggggctatGACACAAGCAGCCtgaagcctagtggctaaattgcttgactgggacccagaaggttggtggttcaaaccccagtgtagccacaataaaatcagtgcagctgttgggccccatATGGCTCCAGGTGGACTACAACCAGCAAGAtttaagactagatactgaaagctttcttttacCTACACAAAGGAAGGCATTGACTAataagaagccaactgtccaatgacttttggtcccctaaaaagAGGTGTAACACGAATCGCCAGATATGGATGGAGATTATTAAAGGTGAGAGTCTGAACTTTAAATTACTGCACCATCATACGCCAAACAACCCCCACTTCCGACCCTGCTACACAAGTCTGCAAGAAAGCCCCGACATTCCCAGTACAGTTCTAAAAACTCGTGAATTTTAGGCGTGGATTGCACGCTCAACTAAGTTAACGGTATCTAACTCGTCCATTGTTTCCTGGAGTCCAATTTACCCTCGGTAGCGGATCAAGCGTTCCCGGCCGTGGCCTCGTGTTCTGGAGAATAAACACATAACGTTAACTTGAAAACGTATAAAATATGCAGAACATGCATTGGCTAGCTATCCTATATGCTATATGCTATAGAACTAACTAACACGCCAACTAGCAAGCTAAATAAACATAGCTATGTAATTTACCACGTTTTCATGCTACCCAACTAGCTATTCCAGGCAATTTACCATGTCATCATCCATAGCTTGATAGCTAAAGGTAGCTGAACTATTATAAAGAATAAAATTTTTAAGACTATAAAGAATTATCGCATCAAACACAAGCGCCCAAtcgttttgttgttgcctagcAGTGTGAACTGAATACAGAACTGAGTAGTGAAACTTGAAAACTTCCGGTGATCCCCATGAATaacaaaaatcaaaataaaagcgcAAATAAAAGGTATTTCATTTACTGTTTCATAGGTGACAAATTTAGTGCCAATATTATTTACACACATGGTAAACGtattttgttaattgttttGATCCAGAAACTTTTGGAAAACAATAATCGTTAATTGAGTTTGAAAATCTATATACCTCATTTAGCTATTCCGGCTGCCCTGATTACCTTCATATATAATCAAATACTACTTTGTAGAAAATATAAAGAGCAGTAGGaatgagaaaaaagaagaaagtatGTACAACTACAAACGACAAAGTACAAATGCTGAAAACCTGGCAAGTGGTTTGGATCAGCCTGTAAATGTAatggagaaataaaaaacaagagaACTTGAAAGTGAATCTGGGAGAGATTAAGTaaagaaaattgaaaaaagcaaggaaggagggaaagagggaaagtAAACAAAAGTGATGATCATTTTACAAATGCCATCAGGCAGGAGAAATATATGCCAGATTTGTGATGATCACAGTCAGCAAGAGTTGGTATTGAAATTGAAGTCGCTAAATGAGGTTAATATTATAGTGTTATAGTTATAGCGATAAAAATGTAGATGAAATAAAAAGGGGGACAGTAACAGTTTCAATTTCAGAATTCAATGTTTTCCCAAAATTATCATTGTTTAACAAACTACTACacataattaaatgtattattaaaaagaaattgtACGATTAGCTATTGTTCGGTTGTTAGACCAGCTTGGATTGGGCACAAAGATAGTTTGCACTCAGCATGCATACCTCCGGGTGCTTCCCCTTCTCCCTACAGGGAGAGCATTCCcatgctcctagctccacccatcgaaAAAGGAAGTGAAGAAAGGAGGTGAAGAAAAGGGAATAAAGAAAAGGAGAATTAGAATGttccttcaaatgtcagcttgaagccacatcagttacagaGGTGGCATatgcatggcagatggggagaggtggatcaaTCGGTTGATTATTTATACGTCAcgtattctgaaaaaaaaaaaaaacttctgcaaaggatttgctcaggttttcttgctcaagaaaCCTTTGGGAGCCTCCTCGCTCTGCCTTCTAGCTCCAAGAAAGAACACTTAAtggattggaatgttcttaaataTGGTGGACCTTAATCAATTTCTGGGTCAGGCAAGGAAACGGAAGAAGGGAGGTGAAAAAATCTGCTAAATTAGCTAAATATTCACACTCGAGACTAGCAGACACGGCCCTCGTGGACTTCTGTCTTAGGAACTGTGACATTGACTGAAGTGCTCACAGTCAGTGCCATGGATATGACCCCttatgaatgtaaaataaaccatttttaaaaatctacgGTCAGGGACTGCGTTTCCTGTTAGTGGGGGAGTAAGCTGTGGCTAGATAAGGCTCACTGCACTCTCCAAGTCAAGCAATACCTCCGCTGTGCAGGTCCATGGTGTTGCCAGCAAACGTTGGGACGTTGTGGTGGCTTTCAGTCCCACCAGCTCAGCCGAGAAGCAGGTCTTCAGGTGTGGATGCAATTTGGGAGAGCCAGGGTCACTGGGCGTAGGCTCGTCATACGGGCTGGTCCGCAGCCCAGTTGGAGAGTGTCCTGCGTTTAATGGCTTTCCAGTGGGGTGGTGCAACGGCCAGGGCTGTTGTCCAGCCGGGGAAGACTTGGCCGGGGAGTCATGCTGGTTAGGTGGTCTGGACCACTTCTGCGACCTGCTCCAGCACCAGCTGGGAAATGTCGTTAGGTGACATTGGATTCCACCAGAGTCCTCAGGAGGTTCTCCATTCTGTATGGGAACTGAACTGACTTTAACTGAGGCGACAGGTACTTTGGCCTACTttgaattattttagttttaagttctctattattttaattaattaattaataatgctAATTTATTATGTGCCAGTGTCTGCCTGCATTCAAAATAGGAACAGTAAGCACACGGGTAAGTGTGTTGGAGTCTTCACTAGAGTGGAGTCTGAGGGCTGCCTTTTTTCTGGTTCATAATTGTCGCCAGCTGGTGTTCTTGATGGACGAGAGCCCGCTCCCAATAATTGAATTACTGGTGCATTTGCCTTGTCTCCATTTCCTCGCTTTCACAGCCGGATGCTGTCCACGGTGCTGCCAGCAGGGGCAAGCGGGAGaggtgacagagagaggccaAGGCAGGTGCAGAGGGGCGAGGCGGCTATGCACCGCACCACACTATTATTTAGAGCGACTGCCGCAGGATTGCAAAATCCATCCATCGGGATGGTAATTGGTCATTTGTGTTGAAGGTGACTCTGGGTGAAGTCTCTGTGGGGGTTATTTTggctaggttttttttttatttttattttttattttagttttttagctTTTAAGGACTGGAGTTGTCCCTAAAATCAACACCAGTCTTTTTTTAAGCTTGGGAGTTGTTTGCCCATTTGCATGAGCCATTTCTGTTGCCCCTGTTGTTTCAGTCACCCACACTGGTTTTTCACCCAGAGCAGTTGGTTTATTGCGAGCTGTTGGAATGTGAAgagaatttcaccaaatattaccCCCAAAAATGGCCTGCCCcagctttaaaataaatgtttttttatattgttaatATTGGCATTGTTTTGTCTTGCCTTTGTAATTGCAGAgtacaggtatgtgtgtctgtgtttgtgtgtgtgcgcatgtgtgtgtctggtgccACCCAGGTAAATGGACAACCGTGGCCTTTGAAGtgaatataaattaaatgaaactgtATATCAAAGACttctttaaaatgttgaaaacagaaatgtaaagtGTTGAGCACcatttgttcaaaaataaacCATATATGACAACCATTTTGAAAAGTAATGGTGCTGGAAAGCATTGGCCGGCCATTGCAACATATCTATGGAAAAATGAAATACTTTAAACAGTCTATaatgttctttatttttaacttaATCTTCACttaatttactttttaatcTAATCAATatatttctattacactacCAAACGGAATAATGGCATTTGTGTTGTGCCATAAAATGGTGTTTATATCAGAAAGGGGAGAGTGATAAAATGTAACTTCCATTTGTGATcagataatacaaaataatattgcCCTAAATAGTTAGTGGTACACCTTAAAATGTCCTGTGCTAATTCAACTCTTACGGAATAGCCAATATGATATGGGTTGTTATGAGAGTACATATGGATTCTGTAAGagcaacattttactgtgcatgaACAATATTagtctaaatatgataatttaacattgaacatttcactgtgcaTGATCAATATTAGCATACATATGATCTGTAACCACTGTTTCGGGGATCCTTTCAAACATTCATTCACCTATCAGGCTGAACTTCCCGCGTGTGAACAGTACTGACACTGCTCAACGAAACTGCCCACGTTTGTTTGCGCTATACTGCACTGCTATGATTTGTGTCACAGTTCATAAAAAAAGTGTCAAGCAGGACATGGGTCTGTTTATTAGgctcaattaattaatttgttcataCATCAATGACAAAACTCTTATGCATAACTATTGTTGCATTGTAGCCTACCAAAATGAGCCATAATTATTTCCAAAACTTAGCTAAGTTGATTAATATCAGAGCTTACTGTAGCTTATACCATCATTGCAAAATCTACAAGTGACTTCGATTTCTAATATAGCATAGTATTTGGGGTATGCTACTATCGAAATGTGGATATGTGAGTTCATTAAATATATAGTAAATATACATACAACGGATCCAGACAATGCATTTACGCTA
This region of Conger conger chromosome 17, fConCon1.1, whole genome shotgun sequence genomic DNA includes:
- the LOC133116446 gene encoding transmembrane protein 237A-like isoform X1; amino-acid sequence: MDDDMNTRPRPGTLDPLPRRGPRALPPMPSQDTGDEMPPAKPKKKKSKKESNGVEDPEEAGMEMGVVSQGQSETREPMTPEPQELPPQRKKKKKKVQAAVDVEGDPAGPSDLLNGDGAEPNTEAEEVPRKTKKKKKLKTANEVQCANELGVEDDDIITDAQAPIPQHSLFSAPLGQSQPVGKVFVERNRRFQAADRLDLGKPSDHADDLMEVKALWTTRDVAMRVHSSFRVIGLFSHGFLAGYAVWNIIVVYVLAGEQLSNLPNLLQQYHPLAYPAQSLLYLLLAISTVSAFDRVNLAKATMALRGFLTLDPAALASFLYFAALILSLSQQMTSDRINLYPSANESLWPPGSEQQILQPWIVVNLVVALLVGLAWVFISTRPEMDYTEEFLMAMEVEEYPRQNDKTEMSA
- the LOC133116446 gene encoding transmembrane protein 237A-like isoform X2, encoding MGRKQGRGPRALPPMPSQDTGDEMPPAKPKKKKSKKESNGVEDPEEAGMEMGVVSQGQSETREPMTPEPQELPPQRKKKKKKVQAAVDVEGDPAGPSDLLNGDGAEPNTEAEEVPRKTKKKKKLKTANEVQCANELGVEDDDIITDAQAPIPQHSLFSAPLGQSQPVGKVFVERNRRFQAADRLDLGKPSDHADDLMEVKALWTTRDVAMRVHSSFRVIGLFSHGFLAGYAVWNIIVVYVLAGEQLSNLPNLLQQYHPLAYPAQSLLYLLLAISTVSAFDRVNLAKATMALRGFLTLDPAALASFLYFAALILSLSQQMTSDRINLYPSANESLWPPGSEQQILQPWIVVNLVVALLVGLAWVFISTRPEMDYTEEFLMAMEVEEYPRQNDKTEMSA
- the LOC133116446 gene encoding transmembrane protein 237A-like isoform X3 — its product is MPSQDTGDEMPPAKPKKKKSKKESNGVEDPEEAGMEMGVVSQGQSETREPMTPEPQELPPQRKKKKKKVQAAVDVEGDPAGPSDLLNGDGAEPNTEAEEVPRKTKKKKKLKTANEVQCANELGVEDDDIITDAQAPIPQHSLFSAPLGQSQPVGKVFVERNRRFQAADRLDLGKPSDHADDLMEVKALWTTRDVAMRVHSSFRVIGLFSHGFLAGYAVWNIIVVYVLAGEQLSNLPNLLQQYHPLAYPAQSLLYLLLAISTVSAFDRVNLAKATMALRGFLTLDPAALASFLYFAALILSLSQQMTSDRINLYPSANESLWPPGSEQQILQPWIVVNLVVALLVGLAWVFISTRPEMDYTEEFLMAMEVEEYPRQNDKTEMSA